The following are encoded together in the Heliangelus exortis chromosome 15, bHelExo1.hap1, whole genome shotgun sequence genome:
- the LOC139802906 gene encoding protocadherin beta-16-like: MVGAPQDGGWLFWRLLACGRRSGGRQRQVILFLVCVCVWRSGAESLRYSVAEEMERDSFVGNIAEELGVAPSQLSARKARVVSEGNEQLFRLEPSTGVLTVKESLDREEICPQSATCTLHFKIFLENPLQLMRGEVEVRDVNDNSPVFPVKEMVLEIPETTPPESRFPLESAHDRDVGINGLQNYSLEANPYFSLALGTNKSGKKYEELVLERQLDREEQRELNLLLTATDGGSPPRSGTARIRIVVLDANDNIPSFSRDLYEVRVAENSPPGQLVVTVVATDPDEGSNAKLRYAFTKTPEETRQLFQLNPETGEIRVAGNLDFEEAKSHEMVVRATDGGGLSAHCKVQVEVLDVNDNAPEIALTSVSASIPEDAPPRSVVALLSVRDRDSGENGRTECWIDGDSPFSLTATFANEYEVRTTGALDRERRAEYNISVRARDWGRRRLSSREVIWVQISDVNDNAPEFSREVYTLWVVENNSPMVRVGSVSARDADAGSNARVTYAVLREEGEERPRVSVNSASGEVYVVRALDYEEVRALEVSVVAADGGSPSLSARAVVRVVVRDENDNAPVVLHPSSESRLRWGEVVPRGSPSGYLVAKVVAVDADAGQNAWLSYEVWKATEPGLFRVGLHSGEVRTARAVSERDASRQRLVVLVRDRGQPPRSATATLGIALVDGFSDAHWRGGEDEAAAAESEAAGSGSESEGPLTLYLIASLACVSALLVATAVAAVVAKVRGARAESLPTFPAAVPESTAGSLPRSYVYDICFAGGTVNSEFRFLRPLLPCFPAGLPPGPGEQRSSVCSQEATNLGEEGDWAAQARAPLPEDTGPRAAGAACAGNQGMELNVSSDQNPWLTPQGVRRKTSVSVLPG, translated from the exons ATGGTGGGAGCCCCGCAGGACGGTGGATGGCTTTTCTGGAGGCTGCTGGCGTGTGGGAGACGGAGCGGAGGCAGGCAGAGGCAAGTGATCTTGTTTCTTGTGTGCGTTTGCGTGTGGCGGAGCGGGGCCGAAAGCCTGCGGTATTCTGTGGCGGAGGAAATGGAGAGGGACTCGTTTGTGGGCAAcattgcagaggagctgggggtggctcCGAGCCAGCTGTCGGCTCGCAAGGCCCGCGTTGTGTCCGAGGGGAACGAGCAGCTTTTCCGGCTCGAGCCGAGCACCGGCGTCCTGACAGTAAAGGAGTCTCTGGACCGGGAGGAGATCTGCCCGCAGAGCGCTACCTGCACGCTGCATTTTAAGATCTTCCTTGAGAATCCGTTGCAGCTGATGCGAGGGGAGGTGGAGGTTCGTGACGTGAATGATAATTCCCCCGTGTTCCCGGTGAAGGAGATGGTTTTAGAGATTCCCGAAACGACACCACCTGAGTCTCGTTTCCCTCTGGAGAGCGCCCATGACCGTGACGTGGGCATTAATGGTTTGCAGAACTACAGCCTGGAGGCCAATCCATATTTCTCCCTCGCTCTTGGAACAAacaagtctggaaaaaaatacgAAGAGCTCGTGCTGGAGCGTCAGCTGGACCGGGAAGAGCAGCGGGAGCTGAATTTACTGCTGACGGCCACCGACGGGGGCTCTCCACCCAGGTCGGGAACGGCTCGGATCCGCATCGTGGTGCTGGATGCCAATGACAACATTCCGAGTTTCAGCCGGGATCTGTACGAGGTGCGAGTGGCCGAGAACAGTCCCCCGGGACAGCTGGTGGTGACAGTGGTGGCCACGGATCCCGACGAAGGATCCAATGCGAAGCTGCGTTATGCCTTCACCAAGACACCGGAAGAAACTCGGCAGCTATTCCAGCTGAACCCCGAAACCGGGGAGATCCGTGTGGCGGGTAACCTGGACTTTGAGGAAGCCAAAAGCCACGAAATGGTGGTGCGAGCCACCGACGGCGGGGGTCTGTCTGCTCATTGCAAAGTGCAGGTGGAGGTGCTGGACGTGAATGACAACGCCCCGGAGATAGCGCTGACGTCCGTCAGCGCCTCGATCCCCGAGGACGCGCCGCCCCGCAGCGTGGTGGCCCTGTTGAGCGTGCGGGACCGCGACTCCGGCGAGAACGGGAGGACGGAGTGCTGGATCGACGGGGACTCGCCCTTCAGCCTGACGGCCACGTTTGCCAACGAGTACGAGGTGCGAACAACGGGGGCGCtggacagggagaggagggcGGAGTATAACATCAGCGTGAGGGCCCGGGACTGGGGCAGGAGGCGGCTGAGCTCGCGGGAAGTGATCTGGGTGCAGATCTCGGACGTGAACGACAACGCGCCCGAGTTCAGCCGGGAGGTTTACACGCTGTGGGTGGTGGAGAACAACAGCCCGATGGTGCGCGTGGGGAGCGTGTCGGCGAGGGACGCGGACGCGGGGAGCAACGCGCGCGTGACGTACGCGGTGTTGCGCGAGGAGGGCGAGGAGCGTCCGCGCGTGTCGGTGAACTCGGCGAGCGGGGAGGTTTACGTGGTGCGGGCGCTGGACTACGAGGAGGTGCGCGCCTTGGAGGTGTCGGTGGTGGCTGCCGACGGGGGCTCTCCGTCGCTGAGCGCGCGGGCGGTGGTGCGCGTGGTGGTGCGGGACGAGAACGACAACGCGCCGGTGGTGCTGCACCCGTCGTCGGAGAGCAGGCTGCGGTGGGGCGAGGTGGTGCCGCGCGGGTCTCCGTCGGGCTACCTGGTGGCCAAGGTGGTGGCGGTGGACGCGGACGCGGGTCAGAACGCGTGGCTGTCGTACGAGGTGTGGAAGGCGACGGAGCCGGGTCTGTTCCGCGTGGGGCTGCACAGCGGCGAGGTGCGGACGGCGCGGGCCGTGTCGGAGAGGGACGCGTCCCGGCAgaggctggtggtgctggtgcgAGACCGCGGGCAGCCGCCGCGCTCGGCCACCGCCACGCTGGGCATCGCCCTGGTGGACGGCTTCTCCGACGCGCATTGGCGGGGCGGCGAGGacgaggcggcggcggcggagtCGGAGGCGGCGGGGTCGGGGTCGGAGTCGGAGGGGCCGCTGACCCTCTACCTGATCGCCTCGCTGGCCTGCGTGTCGGCGCTGTTGGTGGCCACCGCCGTGGCGGCGGTGGTGGCGAAGGTGCGTGGGGCGCGGGCCGAGAGCTTGCCCACGTTCCCCGCGGCTGTGCCGGAGAGCACGGCGGGCTCCCTGCCCCGCAGCTACGTCTACGACATCTGCTTCGCCGGCGGCACCGTCAACAGCGAGTTCCGCTTCCTCAGGCCGCTCTTGCCCTGCTTCCCCGCCGGGCTGCCCCCGGGCCCGGGCGAGCAGCGCAGCTCCGTGTGCTCGCAGGAGGCGACCAACCTCGGCGAAGAAGGCGACTGGGCTGCCCAG GCCAGAGCTCCCCTCCCTGAAGACACAgggcccagagctgcaggagcagcttgTGCAGGAAACCAGGGGATGGAGCTAAATGTCAGTTCTGATCAGAACCCTTGGCTGACCCCTCAGGGAGTGAGGAGAAAGACAAGTGTGTCTGTCCTCCCTGGCTGa
- the LOC139803248 gene encoding protocadherin beta-15-like translates to MVGAPQDGGWLFWRLLACGRRSGGRQRQVILFLVCVCVWRSGAESLRYSVAEEMERDSFVGNIAEELGVAPSQLSARKARVVSEGNEQLFRLEPSTGVLTVKESLDREEICPQSATCTLHFKIFLENPLQLMRGEVEVRDVNDNSPVFPVKEMVLKVPETESLGSRFPLESAHDRDVGINGLQNYSLEANPHFSLALGTKKDGVKYAELVLERQMDREEQRELNLLLTATDGGSPPRSGTARIRVVVLDANDNNPVFSRDLYEVRVAENSPEGQLVVKVVAADPDEGSYGKVLYAFTQTPEKTRQLFSLNPETGEIRVAGNLDFEEAKSHEMVVTATDGGGLSAHCKVQVEVLDVNDNAPEIALTSVSASIPEDAPPRSVVALLSVRDRDSGENGRTECWIDGDSPFSLTATFANEYEVRTTGALDRERRAEYNISVRARDWGRRRLSSREVIWVQISDVNDNAPEFSREVYTLWVVENNSPMVRVGSVSARDADAGSNARVTYAVLREEGEERPRVSVNSASGEVYVVRALDYEEVRALEVSVVAADGGSPSLSARAVVRVVVRDENDNAPVVLHPSPESRLRWGEVVPRGSPSGYLVAKVVAVDADAGQNAWLSYEVWKATEPGLFRVGLHSGEVRTARAVSERDASRQRLVVLVRDRGQPPRSATATLGIALVDGFSDAHWRGGEDEAAAAAAAEAAGSESGSEGPLTLYLIASLACVSALLVATAVAAVVAKVRGARAESLPTFPAAVPESTAGSLPRSYVYDICFAGGTVNSEFRFLRPLLPCFPAGLPPGPGEQRSSVCSQEATNLGEEGDWAAQVRGIAEMGLWQPCGETRRE, encoded by the coding sequence ATGGTGGGAGCCCCGCAGGACGGTGGATGGCTTTTCTGGAGGCTGCTGGCGTGTGGGAGACGGAGCGGAGGCAGGCAGAGGCAAGTGATCTTGTTTCTTGTGTGCGTTTGCGTGTGGCGGAGCGGGGCCGAAAGCCTGCGGTATTCTGTGGCGGAGGAAATGGAGAGGGACTCGTTTGTGGGCAAcattgcagaggagctgggggtggctcCGAGCCAGCTGTCGGCTCGCAAGGCCCGCGTTGTGTCCGAGGGGAACGAGCAGCTTTTCCGGCTCGAGCCGAGCACCGGCGTCCTGACAGTAAAGGAGTCTCTGGACCGGGAGGAGATCTGCCCGCAGAGCGCTACCTGCACGCTGCATTTTAAGATCTTCCTTGAGAATCCGTTGCAGCTGATGCGAGGGGAGGTGGAGGTTCGTGACGTGAATGACAATTCCCCCGTGTTCCCGGTGAAGGAGATGGTTTTAAAGGTTCCCGAAACGGAATCTCTGGGATCCCGTTTCCCTCTGGAGAGCGCCCATGACCGTGATGTGGGCATTAATGGTTTGCAGAACTACAGCCTTGAAGCCAATCCGCATTTCTCCCTTGCTCTCGGAACCAAAAAAGATGGAGTAAAGTACGCGGAGCTCGTTCTCGAGCGTCAGATGGACCGGGAAGAGCAGCGAGAGCTGAATTTACTGCTGACGGCCACCGACGGGGGCTCTCCACCGAGGTCCGGGACTGCTCGGATCCGCGTCGTGGTGCTGGATGCCAATGACAATAACCCGGTCTTCAGCCGCGATCTCTATGAGGTGCGGGTGGCCGAGAACAGTCCCGAGGGACAGCTGGTGGTCAAAGTGGTGGCCGCAGATCCCGACGAAGGGTCCTACGGGAAGGTGCTATACGCCTTCACCCAGACACCCGAAAAAACTCGGCAGCTCTTCAGTCTGAACCCCGAAACCGGGGAGATCCGTGTGGCGGGCAACCTGGACTTCGAGGAAGCGAAAAGCCACGAAATGGTGGTGACAGCCACCGACGGCGGGGGTCTGTCTGCTCATTGCAAAGTGCAGGTGGAGGTGCTGGACGTGAATGACAACGCCCCGGAGATAGCGCTGACGTCCGTCAGCGCCTCGATCCCCGAGGACGCGCCGCCCCGCAGCGTGGTGGCCCTGTTGAGCGTGCGGGACCGCGACTCCGGCGAGAACGGGAGGACGGAGTGCTGGATCGACGGGGACTCGCCCTTCAGCCTGACGGCCACGTTTGCCAACGAGTACGAGGTGCGAACAACGGGGGCGCtggacagggagaggagggcGGAGTATAACATCAGCGTGAGGGCCCGGGACTGGGGCAGGAGGCGGCTGAGCTCGCGGGAAGTGATCTGGGTGCAGATCTCGGACGTGAACGACAACGCGCCCGAGTTCAGCCGGGAGGTTTACACGCTGTGGGTGGTGGAGAACAACAGCCCGATGGTGCGCGTGGGGAGCGTGTCGGCGAGGGACGCGGACGCGGGGAGCAACGCGCGCGTGACGTACGCGGTGTTGCGCGAGGAGGGCGAGGAGCGTCCGCGCGTGTCGGTGAACTCGGCGAGCGGGGAGGTTTACGTGGTGCGGGCGCTGGACTACGAGGAGGTGCGCGCCTTGGAGGTGTCGGTGGTGGCTGCCGACGGGGGCTCTCCGTCGCTGAGCGCGCGGGCGGTGGTGCGCGTGGTGGTGCGGGACGAGAACGACAACGCGCCGGTGGTGCTGCACCCGTCGCCGGAGAGCAGGCTGCGGTGGGGCGAGGTGGTGCCGCGCGGGTCTCCGTCGGGCTACCTGGTGGCCAAGGTGGTGGCGGTGGACGCGGACGCGGGTCAGAACGCGTGGCTGTCGTACGAGGTGTGGAAGGCGACGGAGCCGGGTCTGTTCCGCGTGGGGCTGCACAGCGGCGAGGTGCGGACGGCGCGGGCCGTGTCGGAGAGGGACGCGTCCCGGCAgaggctggtggtgctggtgcgAGACCGCGGGCAGCCGCCGCGCTCGGCCACCGCCACGCTGGGCATCGCCCTGGTGGACGGCTTCTCCGACGCGCATTGGCGGGGCGGCGAGGacgaggcggcggcggcggcggcggcggaggcggcggggTCGGAGTCGGGGTCGGAGGGGCCGCTGACCCTCTACCTGATCGCCTCGCTGGCCTGCGTGTCGGCGCTGTTGGTGGCCACCGCCGTGGCGGCGGTGGTGGCGAAGGTGCGTGGGGCGCGGGCCGAGAGCTTGCCCACGTTCCCCGCGGCTGTGCCGGAGAGCACGGCGGGCTCCCTGCCCCGCAGCTACGTCTACGACATCTGCTTCGCCGGCGGCACCGTCAACAGCGAGTTCCGCTTCCTCAGGCCGCTCTTGCCCTGCTTCCCCGCCGGGCTGCCCCCGGGCCCGGGCGAGCAGCGCAGCTCCGTGTGCTCTCAGGAGGCGACCAACCTCGGCGAAGAAGGCGACTGGGCTGCCCAGGTGAGGGGGATCGCCGAGATGGGGCTGTGGCAACCGTGCGGGGAAACGAGGAGGGAATAG
- the LOC139803249 gene encoding protocadherin beta-15-like, whose protein sequence is MVGAPQDGGWLFWRLLACGRRSGGRQRQVILFLVCVCVWRSGAESLRYSVAEEMERDSFVGNIAEELGVAPSQLSARKARVVSEGNEQLFRLEPSTGVLTVKESLDREEICPQSATCTLHFKIFLENPLQLMRGEVEVRDVNDNSPVFPVKEMVLEILETESPGSRFPLESAHDRDVGINGLQNYSLEANPHFSLSMGTNKSGKKYEELVLERELDREQQRELNLLLTATDGGSPPRSGTARVRIVVLDANDNNPKFDREVYEVQVAENSPPGQLVVKVVAADPDEGSNAKVRYAFTKTPEETRQLFQLNPETGEIRVVGNLDFEEAKSHELVVRATDGGGLSAHCKVQVEVLDVNDNAPEIALTSVSASIPEDAPPRSVVALLSVRDRDSGENGRTECWIDGDSPFSLTATFANEYEVRTTGALDRERRAEYNISVRARDWGRRRLSSREVIWVQISDVNDNAPEFSREVYTLWVVENNSPMVRVGSVSARDADAGSNARVTYAVLREEGEERPRVSVNSASGEVYVVRALDYEEVRALEVSVVAADGGSPSLSARAVVRVVVRDENDNAPVVLHPSSESRLRWGEVVPRGSPSGYLVAKVVAVDADAGQNAWLSYEVWKATEPGLFRVGLHSGEVRTARAVSERDASRQRLVVLVRDRGQPPRSATATLGIALVDGFSDAHWRGGEDEAAAAAAEAAGSGSESEGPLTLYLIASLACVSALLVATAVAAVVAKVRGARAESLPTFPAAVPESTAGSLPRSYVYDICFAGGTINSEFRFLRPLLPCFPAGLPPGPGEQRSSVCSQEATNLGEEGDWAAQVRGIVRGDGAGRRCILEGAGW, encoded by the coding sequence ATGGTGGGAGCCCCGCAGGACGGTGGATGGCTTTTCTGGAGGCTGCTGGCGTGTGGGAGACGGAGCGGAGGCAGGCAGAGGCAAGTGATCTTGTTTCTTGTGTGCGTTTGCGTGTGGCGGAGCGGGGCCGAAAGCCTGCGGTATTCTGTGGCGGAGGAAATGGAGAGGGACTCGTTTGTGGGCAAcattgcagaggagctgggggtggctcCGAGCCAGCTGTCGGCTCGCAAGGCCCGCGTTGTGTCCGAGGGGAACGAGCAGCTTTTCCGGCTCGAGCCGAGCACCGGCGTCCTGACAGTAAAGGAGTCTCTGGACCGGGAGGAGATCTGCCCGCAGAGCGCTACCTGCACGCTGCATTTTAAGATCTTCCTTGAGAATCCGTTGCAGCTGATGCGAGGGGAGGTGGAGGTTCGTGACGTGAACGACAATTCCCCCGTGTTCCCGGTGAAGGAGATGGTTTTAGAAATTCTTGAAACGGAATCTCCTGGGTCCCGTTTCCCTCTGGAGAGCGCCCATGACCGTGACGTGGGCATTAATGGTTTGCAGAACTACAGCCTGGAGGCCAATCCGCATTTCTCCCTCTCTATGGGAACAaacaaatctggaaaaaaatacgAAGAGCTCGTGCTCGAGCGTGAGCTGGACCGAGAACAGCAGCGAGAGCTGAATTTACTGCTGACGGCCACCGACGGGGGCTCTCCACCCAGGTCGGGCACAGCTCGGGTCCGCATCGTGGTGCTGGATGCCAATGACAACAACCCGAAATTCGATCGAGAAGTCTACGAGGTGCAAGTGGCTGAGAACAGTCCCCCGGGACAGCTGGTGGTGAAAGTGGTTGCTGCGGATCCCGACGAAGGATCCAATGCAAAGGTGCGTTATGCCTTCACCAAGACACCGGAAGAAACTCGGCAGCTATTCCAGCTGAACCCCGAAACCGGGGAGATTCGTGTGGTGGGTAACCTGGACTTCGAGGAAGCCAAAAGCCACGAACTGGTGGTGCGAGCCACCGACGGCGGGGGTCTGTCTGCACATTGCAAAGTGCAGGTGGAGGTGCTGGACGTGAATGACAACGCCCCGGAGATAGCGCTGACGTCCGTCAGCGCCTCGATCCCCGAGGACGCGCCGCCCCGCAGCGTGGTGGCCCTGTTGAGCGTGCGGGACCGCGACTCCGGCGAGAACGGGAGGACGGAGTGCTGGATCGACGGGGACTCGCCCTTCAGCCTGACGGCCACGTTTGCCAACGAGTACGAGGTGCGAACAACGGGGGCGCtggacagggagaggagggcGGAGTATAACATCAGCGTGAGGGCCCGGGACTGGGGCAGGAGGCGGCTGAGCTCGCGGGAAGTGATCTGGGTGCAGATCTCGGACGTGAACGACAACGCGCCCGAGTTCAGCCGGGAGGTTTACACGCTGTGGGTGGTGGAGAACAACAGCCCGATGGTGCGCGTGGGGAGCGTGTCGGCGAGGGACGCGGACGCGGGGAGCAACGCGCGCGTGACGTACGCGGTGTTGCGCGAGGAGGGCGAGGAGCGTCCGCGCGTGTCGGTGAACTCGGCGAGCGGGGAGGTTTACGTGGTGCGGGCGCTGGACTACGAGGAGGTGCGCGCCTTGGAGGTGTCGGTGGTGGCTGCCGACGGGGGCTCTCCGTCGCTGAGCGCGCGGGCGGTGGTGCGCGTGGTGGTGCGGGACGAGAACGACAACGCGCCGGTGGTGCTGCACCCGTCGTCGGAGAGCAGGCTGCGGTGGGGCGAGGTGGTGCCGCGCGGGTCTCCGTCGGGCTACCTGGTGGCCAAGGTGGTGGCGGTGGACGCGGACGCGGGTCAGAACGCGTGGCTGTCGTACGAGGTGTGGAAGGCGACGGAGCCGGGTCTGTTCCGCGTGGGGCTGCACAGCGGCGAGGTGCGGACGGCGCGGGCCGTGTCGGAGAGGGACGCGTCCCGGCAgaggctggtggtgctggtgcgAGACCGCGGGCAGCCGCCGCGCTCGGCCACCGCCACGCTGGGCATCGCCCTGGTGGACGGCTTCTCCGACGCGCATTGGCGGGGCGGCGAGGacgaggcggcggcggcggcggcggaggcggcggggTCGGGGTCGGAGTCGGAGGGGCCGCTGACCCTCTACCTGATCGCCTCGCTGGCCTGCGTGTCGGCGCTGTTGGTGGCCACCGCCGTGGCGGCGGTGGTGGCGAAGGTGCGTGGGGCGCGGGCCGAGAGCTTGCCCACGTTCCCCGCGGCTGTGCCGGAGAGCACGGCGGGCTCCCTGCCCCGCAGCTACGTCTACGACATCTGCTTCGCCGGCGGCACCATCAACAGCGAGTTCCGCTTCCTCAGGCCGCTCTTGCCCTGCTTCCCCGCCGGGCTGCCCCCGGGCCCGGGCGAGCAGCGCAGCTCCGTGTGCTCGCAGGAGGCGACCAACCTCGGCGAAGAAGGCGACTGGGCTGCCCAGGTGAGGGGGATCGTGCGGGGTGATGGTGCGGGGAGGAGATGTATCTTGGAGGGAGCAGGGTGGTGA
- the LOC139802943 gene encoding protocadherin beta-16-like: protein MVGAPQDGGWLFWRLLACGRRSGGRQRQVILFLVCVCVWRSGAESLRYSVAEEMERDSFVGNIAEELGVAPSQLSARKARVVSEGNEQLFRLEPSTGVLTVKESLDREEICPQSATCTLHFKIFLENPLQLMRGEVEVRDVNDNSPVFTAKEMVLRIPETTLPGSRFPLESAHDRDVGINGLQNYSLEANPHFSLSLGKEKDGLDNVELVLERHLDREEQRELNLLLTATDGGSPPRSGTARIRIVVLDANDNNPKFDRDVYEVRVPENSPPGQLVVKVVAVDPDEGSNAKVRYDFTQIPEHSRELFELNPETGEIRISGNLDFEDAKSHKLVVKATDGGDLSAHCKVQVEVLDVNDNAPEIALTSVSASIPEDAPPRSVVALLSVRDRDSGENGRTECWIDGDSPFSLTATFANEYEVRTTGALDRERRAEYNISVRARDWGRRRLSSREVIWVQISDVNDNAPEFSREVYTLWVVENNSPMVRVGSVSARDADAGSNARVTYAVLREEGEERPRVSVNSASGEVYVVRALDYEEVRALEVSVVAADGGSPSLSARAVVRVVVRDENDNAPVVLHPSSESRLRWGEVVPRGSPSGYLVAKVVAVDADAGQNAWLSYEVWKATEPGLFRVGLHSGEVRTARAVSERDASRQRLVVLVRDRGQPPRSATATLGIALVDGFSDAHWRGGEDEAAAAESEAAGSGSESEGPLTLYLIASLACVSALLVATAVAAVVAKVRGARAESLPTFPAAVPESTAGSLPRSYVYDICFAGGTVNSEFRFLRPLLPCFPAGLPPGPGEQRSSVCSQEATNLGEEGDWAAQVRGIAEMGL from the coding sequence ATGGTGGGAGCCCCGCAGGACGGTGGATGGCTTTTCTGGAGGCTGCTGGCGTGTGGGAGACGGAGCGGAGGCAGGCAGAGGCAAGTGATCTTGTTTCTTGTGTGCGTTTGCGTGTGGCGGAGCGGGGCCGAAAGCCTGCGGTATTCTGTGGCGGAGGAAATGGAGAGGGACTCGTTTGTGGGCAAcattgcagaggagctgggggtggctcCGAGCCAGCTGTCGGCTCGCAAGGCCCGCGTTGTGTCCGAGGGGAACGAGCAGCTTTTCCGGCTCGAGCCGAGCACCGGCGTCCTGACAGTAAAGGAGTCTCTGGACCGGGAGGAGATCTGCCCGCAGAGCGCTACCTGCAcgctgcattttaaaatcttccttGAGAATCCGTTGCAGCTGATGCGAGGGGAGGTGGAGGTTCGTGACGTGAACGACAATTCCCCCGTGTTCACGGCGAAAGAGATGGTTTTAAGGATTCCCGAAACGACACTTCCCGGGTCTCGTTTCCCTCTGGAGAGCGCCCATGACCGTGACGTGGGCATTAATGGTTTGCAGAACTACAGCCTGGAGGCCAATCCgcatttttccctctctctcgGAAAAGAGAAAGACGGACTCGATAATGTGGAGCTCGTGCTCGAGCGTCATCTGGACCGGGAAGAGCAGCGGGAGCTGAATTTACTGCTGACGGCCACCGACGGGGGCTCTCCACCCAGATCGGGCACAGCTCGGATTCGCATCGTGGTGCTGGATGCCAATGACAACAACCCGAAATTCGATCGAGACGTTTACGAGGTGCGGGTGCCGGAGAACAGTCCCCCGGGACAGCTGGTGGTGAAAGTGGTTGCCGTGGATCCTGACGAAGGGTCCAATGCGAAGGTGCGTTATGACTTCACCCAGATACCGGAGCACTCCCGCGAGCTCTTTGAGCTGAACCCCGAAACTGGAGAGATTCGGATCTCAGGAAACCTGGACTTCGAGGACGCTAAAAGCCACAAGTTGGTGGTAAAAGCCACAGACGGCGGAGATCTTTCTGCGCATTGCAAGGTGCAGGTGGAGGTGCTGGACGTGAATGACAACGCCCCGGAGATAGCGCTGACGTCCGTCAGCGCCTCGATCCCCGAGGACGCGCCGCCCCGCAGCGTGGTGGCCCTGTTGAGCGTGCGGGACCGCGACTCCGGCGAGAACGGGAGGACGGAGTGCTGGATCGACGGGGACTCGCCCTTCAGCCTGACGGCCACGTTTGCCAACGAGTACGAGGTGCGAACAACGGGGGCGCtggacagggagaggagggcGGAGTATAACATCAGCGTGAGGGCCCGGGACTGGGGCAGGAGGCGGCTGAGCTCGCGGGAAGTGATCTGGGTGCAGATCTCGGACGTGAACGACAACGCGCCCGAGTTCAGCCGGGAGGTTTACACGCTGTGGGTGGTGGAGAACAACAGCCCGATGGTGCGCGTGGGGAGCGTGTCGGCGAGGGACGCGGACGCGGGGAGCAACGCGCGCGTGACGTACGCGGTGTTGCGCGAGGAGGGCGAGGAGCGTCCGCGCGTGTCGGTGAACTCGGCGAGCGGGGAGGTTTACGTGGTGCGGGCGCTGGACTACGAGGAGGTGCGCGCCTTGGAGGTGTCGGTGGTGGCTGCCGACGGGGGCTCTCCGTCGCTGAGCGCGCGGGCGGTGGTGCGCGTGGTGGTGCGGGACGAGAACGACAACGCGCCGGTGGTGCTGCACCCGTCGTCGGAGAGCAGGCTGCGGTGGGGCGAGGTGGTGCCGCGCGGGTCTCCGTCGGGCTACCTGGTGGCCAAGGTGGTGGCGGTGGACGCGGACGCGGGTCAGAACGCGTGGCTGTCGTACGAGGTGTGGAAGGCGACGGAGCCGGGTCTGTTCCGCGTGGGGCTGCACAGCGGCGAGGTGCGGACGGCGCGGGCCGTGTCGGAGAGGGACGCGTCCCGGCAgaggctggtggtgctggtgcgAGACCGCGGGCAGCCGCCGCGCTCGGCCACCGCCACGCTGGGCATCGCCCTGGTGGACGGCTTCTCCGACGCGCATTGGCGGGGCGGCGAGGacgaggcggcggcggcggagtCGGAGGCGGCGGGGTCGGGGTCGGAGTCGGAGGGGCCGCTGACCCTCTACCTGATCGCCTCGCTGGCCTGCGTGTCGGCGCTGTTGGTGGCCACCGCCGTGGCGGCGGTGGTGGCGAAGGTGCGTGGGGCGCGGGCCGAGAGCTTGCCCACGTTCCCCGCGGCTGTGCCGGAGAGCACGGCGGGCTCCCTGCCCCGCAGCTACGTCTACGACATCTGCTTCGCCGGCGGCACCGTCAACAGCGAGTTCCGCTTCCTCAGGCCGCTCTTGCCCTGCTTCCCCGCCGGGCTGCCCCCGGGCCCGGGCGAGCAGCGCAGCTCCGTGTGCTCGCAGGAGGCGACCAACCTCGGCGAAGAAGGCGACTGGGCTGCCCAGGTGAGGGGGATCGCCGAGATGGGGCTGTGA